A stretch of the Bradyrhizobium sp. CCBAU 53351 genome encodes the following:
- a CDS encoding MarR family winged helix-turn-helix transcriptional regulator: MPRKSSAADAPLRLDNQICFAVYSAAHAFNRVYKPLLDRLGLTYPQYLVMLVLWERDDVPVKDIGERLFLDSGTLTPLLKRLEAAHLVKRTRSSEDERQVLIALTAQGHALKEKARAVPQSILAASDCSVSELVAMKDEIVALRDRLNAVIGE, translated from the coding sequence ATGCCCCGAAAATCATCGGCAGCGGACGCGCCGCTGCGGCTCGACAACCAGATCTGCTTCGCGGTCTATTCGGCCGCGCATGCCTTCAACCGCGTCTACAAGCCGCTGCTGGACCGGCTCGGCCTGACCTATCCGCAATATCTGGTGATGCTGGTGCTATGGGAGCGCGACGACGTGCCGGTCAAGGACATCGGCGAGCGGCTGTTCCTGGATTCGGGCACCCTGACCCCGCTGCTGAAACGGCTGGAAGCGGCGCATCTCGTGAAGCGCACCCGCTCCAGCGAGGACGAGCGCCAGGTCCTGATCGCGCTGACGGCGCAAGGCCATGCCCTGAAGGAGAAGGCGCGTGCCGTGCCGCAATCGATCCTGGCGGCGTCGGATTGCTCGGTGTCGGAGTTGGTGGCGATGAAGGACGAGATCGTGGCGCTCAGGGATCGGCTGAATGCGGTGATCGGGGAGTAG
- a CDS encoding CaiB/BaiF CoA-transferase family protein, protein MSSEAATGAMSGLRVIDLTRVLGGPYCTQILADHGADVIKVEPPAGDEVREWGPPFHEEDAAYFVGINRNKRSIGLDLASEGGRIVLLKMLETADVLIENFKPGTLEKWGIGNDVLSRKFPRLVHCRICGFGADGPRGGNPGYDAIIQAMTGMIAATGSPESGPMRIGVPLVDITTGLYAAIGILMALSERQRSGQGQFLETTLYETGLAIMHPHTANYFMHGKPPSLTGNEHPNLVPYAIFPTKTDNIFIGVGNDGTFRKLAKEIGKPELGTDPRFARNKDRIANREALRAELAAVFSQHEAEPLCNRLLAAGLPAGPVQKIDQALTNPHTIARGDIIEKDWYKGVASPIRLDRSKPSLRRLPPKFSQHAAEVLGEFGYSRAEIDAMVEKGTVCGPERKR, encoded by the coding sequence ATGAGTTCTGAAGCCGCCACAGGTGCCATGAGCGGACTGCGCGTCATCGATCTCACGCGCGTGCTCGGCGGTCCCTACTGCACCCAGATCCTCGCCGACCACGGCGCCGACGTGATCAAGGTCGAGCCGCCCGCCGGCGACGAGGTGCGCGAATGGGGTCCTCCCTTCCACGAGGAGGACGCGGCTTATTTCGTCGGCATCAACCGCAACAAGCGCTCGATCGGCCTCGACCTCGCCTCCGAGGGCGGCCGCATCGTGCTGCTCAAGATGCTGGAGACAGCCGACGTCCTGATCGAGAATTTCAAGCCGGGCACGCTGGAGAAATGGGGCATCGGCAACGACGTCCTCAGTAGGAAATTCCCGCGTCTCGTGCATTGCCGGATCTGCGGCTTCGGCGCCGACGGTCCGCGTGGCGGCAATCCCGGCTATGACGCCATCATCCAGGCCATGACCGGCATGATCGCCGCGACCGGCTCGCCCGAGAGCGGGCCGATGCGGATCGGCGTGCCCTTGGTCGACATCACCACCGGCCTTTATGCGGCGATCGGCATCCTGATGGCGCTGTCGGAGCGGCAGCGTTCGGGCCAGGGCCAATTCCTCGAGACCACGCTGTACGAGACCGGCCTTGCCATCATGCATCCGCACACCGCGAATTATTTCATGCATGGCAAGCCGCCCTCGCTCACCGGCAACGAGCACCCGAACCTCGTGCCTTACGCGATCTTCCCGACGAAAACCGACAACATCTTCATCGGCGTCGGCAATGACGGCACCTTCCGCAAGCTCGCCAAGGAGATCGGCAAGCCCGAGCTCGGCACCGATCCGCGCTTTGCCCGCAACAAGGACCGCATCGCCAACCGCGAGGCGCTGCGCGCCGAGCTTGCCGCCGTGTTCAGCCAGCACGAGGCCGAGCCGCTGTGCAATCGCCTGCTCGCCGCGGGCCTGCCCGCAGGGCCCGTGCAGAAGATCGACCAGGCGCTGACCAATCCGCACACGATCGCGCGCGGCGATATCATCGAGAAGGACTGGTACAAGGGCGTCGCCTCCCCGATCCGGCTCGACCGCAGCAAGCCGAGCCTGCGCCGGCTGCCGCCGAAATTCAGCCAGCACGCAGCCGAGGTGCTGGGCGAGTTCGGCTACTCCAGGGCCGAGATCGACGCGATGGTCGAAAAGGGCACGGTCTGCGGCCCCGAGCGCAAGCGGTAG
- a CDS encoding organic hydroperoxide resistance protein codes for MSVNVLYKTSAKATGGRDGHAATLDGALDVKLTTPKELGGGGGAGNNPEQLFAAGYAACFIGAMKFVASQGGPKVPADASVTSTVGIGPRSEGGFGLDIDLAVSLPGLARAEAEALVEKAHQVCPYSNATRGNVDVRLTVV; via the coding sequence ATGTCCGTGAACGTCCTCTACAAGACCAGCGCCAAGGCCACCGGCGGCCGCGACGGCCATGCTGCGACCCTCGACGGCGCCCTCGACGTCAAGCTCACCACGCCGAAGGAGCTCGGCGGCGGCGGCGGCGCCGGCAACAATCCCGAGCAGCTGTTTGCGGCCGGCTATGCCGCCTGCTTCATCGGCGCGATGAAGTTCGTGGCCTCGCAGGGCGGCCCGAAGGTTCCCGCCGACGCCTCCGTCACCTCGACCGTCGGTATCGGCCCGCGCTCCGAGGGCGGCTTCGGCCTCGATATCGACCTCGCGGTCTCGCTGCCGGGCCTCGCCCGCGCGGAGGCCGAAGCACTGGTCGAAAAGGCCCACCAGGTGTGCCCCTATTCCAACGCCACGCGCGGCAATGTCGACGTTCGCCTGACGGTCGTCTGA
- the ugpB gene encoding sn-glycerol-3-phosphate ABC transporter substrate-binding protein UgpB, with amino-acid sequence MALRHFGTAAAVALTVGLGASPALAVTEIQWWHAMTGANNDVIVKLANDFNASQSDYKVIPTYKGNYADTMNAGIAAFRAGNAPHIMQVFEVGTATMMAATGAVKPVYKLMAEAGEKFDPKIYLPAITGYYSTSKGEMLSFPFNSSSTVMWVNLDELKKANVAIPKTWPETFEAAKKLHDNGHATCGFSNSWVTWVNLEQLSAWHNVPLSSKANGLDGFDTKLEFNGPLQVKHLEKLVELQKDKTYDYAGRTNTGEGRFTSGECPLYLTSSAFFGNVKAQAKFAFTAVPMPYYPDAKGAPQNSIIGGASLWVMGGKPAEEYKGVAKFLTFLSDTDRQVYIHKASGYLPITKAAYEKAKAEGFYKDQPYLETPLLELTNKEPTENSRGLRLGNMVQLRDVWAEEIEQALAGKKTAKQALDAAVERGNTMLRQFEKTAVK; translated from the coding sequence ATGGCTCTTCGACATTTTGGCACGGCTGCTGCTGTTGCACTCACGGTTGGTCTCGGCGCCTCGCCGGCATTGGCCGTGACCGAGATCCAGTGGTGGCACGCGATGACCGGCGCCAACAACGACGTCATCGTCAAGCTCGCCAACGACTTCAACGCGTCGCAGAGCGATTACAAGGTGATCCCGACCTACAAGGGCAACTACGCCGATACGATGAATGCCGGCATCGCGGCGTTCCGCGCCGGCAACGCGCCGCACATCATGCAGGTGTTCGAGGTCGGCACCGCCACCATGATGGCCGCGACCGGCGCCGTGAAGCCCGTCTACAAGCTGATGGCCGAGGCCGGCGAAAAGTTCGATCCCAAGATCTACCTGCCCGCCATCACCGGCTACTACTCCACCTCGAAGGGCGAGATGCTCTCGTTCCCCTTCAACTCGTCGTCGACCGTCATGTGGGTCAATCTCGACGAGCTGAAGAAGGCCAATGTCGCGATCCCAAAGACCTGGCCCGAAACGTTTGAGGCCGCCAAGAAGCTCCATGACAACGGTCATGCGACCTGCGGGTTCTCCAATTCCTGGGTCACCTGGGTCAATCTCGAGCAGCTCTCCGCCTGGCACAACGTGCCGCTGTCGAGCAAGGCCAACGGCCTCGACGGCTTCGACACCAAGCTCGAGTTCAATGGTCCGCTCCAGGTCAAGCATCTCGAGAAGCTGGTCGAGCTGCAGAAGGACAAGACCTACGATTATGCCGGCCGCACCAACACCGGCGAGGGCCGCTTCACCTCGGGCGAATGTCCGCTCTATCTGACCTCGTCGGCATTCTTCGGCAACGTCAAGGCGCAGGCCAAGTTCGCCTTCACCGCGGTGCCGATGCCCTATTACCCCGACGCGAAGGGCGCGCCGCAGAACTCCATCATCGGCGGCGCTTCGCTCTGGGTCATGGGCGGCAAGCCGGCCGAGGAGTACAAGGGCGTTGCAAAATTCCTGACGTTCCTCTCGGACACCGATCGCCAGGTCTATATTCACAAGGCCTCGGGCTACCTGCCGATCACCAAGGCGGCTTACGAGAAGGCCAAGGCGGAAGGGTTCTACAAGGACCAGCCCTATCTCGAGACCCCGCTGCTCGAGCTGACCAACAAGGAGCCGACCGAGAACTCCCGCGGCCTTCGCCTCGGCAACATGGTTCAGCTGCGTGACGTCTGGGCGGAAGAGATCGAGCAGGCGCTCGCCGGCAAGAAGACCGCCAAGCAGGCGCTGGACGCGGCCGTCGAGCGCGGCAACACCATGCTGCGTCAGTTCGAAAAGACCGCCGTCAAGTAA
- the aroA gene encoding 3-phosphoshikimate 1-carboxyvinyltransferase yields MTHSDQPRPLQSRASGPLTGKVRVPGDKSISHRALILGALAVGETRISGLLEGEDVLNTAKSMQALGARVERTGDFAWKVNGVGVAGFATPKTPLDFGNSGTGCRLVMGAVAGCPISAVFDGDASLRSRPMRRILDPLEKMGAKVISGGEGGRLPLTLQGARDPLPITYTTPVASAQIKSAVLLAGLAAPGTTTVIESEASRDHTELMLKHFGADITSAQEGQHGRRITLKGQPELHGATVVVPADPSSAAFPVVAALIVEGSDVVLSDVMTNPLRTGLFTTLREMGASIEESEVRRDAGEPMAQLRVRASKLRGVEVPSERAPSMIDEYLVLAVAASFAEGTTIMRGLQELRVKESDRLEATAAMLRVNGVTVTISGDDLIVEGRGHVPGGGTVATHMDHRIAMSALVMGCASDQPVTVDDTAFIATSFPDFIPMMRSLGAEFS; encoded by the coding sequence TTGACTCATTCCGACCAACCGAGGCCGCTTCAGTCTCGCGCCAGCGGTCCCCTGACCGGGAAAGTACGGGTGCCCGGCGACAAGTCGATCTCCCACCGCGCGCTGATCCTGGGCGCGCTCGCGGTCGGCGAGACCAGGATATCGGGCCTGCTCGAGGGTGAGGACGTCCTCAACACCGCCAAATCCATGCAGGCGCTGGGCGCCAGGGTCGAGCGCACCGGGGATTTTGCCTGGAAGGTCAACGGCGTGGGCGTTGCGGGCTTCGCCACGCCCAAGACCCCTCTGGATTTCGGCAACTCCGGCACCGGTTGCCGGCTGGTCATGGGCGCCGTCGCCGGCTGCCCGATCTCGGCGGTTTTCGACGGCGATGCCTCGCTGCGCAGCCGCCCCATGCGCCGGATCCTCGATCCCCTGGAAAAGATGGGCGCGAAGGTCATTTCCGGCGGCGAGGGCGGCCGCCTGCCCCTGACCCTTCAGGGCGCGCGCGATCCGCTGCCGATCACCTACACGACCCCGGTCGCCTCGGCCCAGATCAAGTCGGCGGTGCTGCTGGCCGGCCTTGCCGCACCGGGCACCACGACCGTGATCGAGAGCGAGGCCAGCCGCGACCACACCGAGTTGATGCTCAAGCATTTTGGCGCCGACATCACCTCGGCGCAGGAAGGCCAGCACGGCCGCCGCATCACGCTCAAGGGCCAGCCCGAACTGCATGGTGCCACCGTCGTGGTGCCCGCCGATCCGTCCTCGGCGGCCTTTCCGGTCGTCGCAGCGCTGATCGTCGAGGGCTCGGATGTCGTCCTGTCCGATGTCATGACCAACCCGCTGCGCACCGGTCTTTTCACGACGCTGCGCGAGATGGGCGCTTCGATCGAGGAAAGCGAGGTCCGTCGTGACGCCGGCGAGCCGATGGCGCAATTGCGCGTGCGCGCCTCGAAACTGCGCGGGGTCGAGGTGCCGTCCGAACGCGCGCCATCGATGATCGACGAATATCTGGTGCTGGCCGTGGCGGCGTCCTTCGCCGAAGGCACGACGATCATGCGCGGCCTCCAGGAGCTGCGCGTCAAGGAATCCGACCGGCTGGAGGCCACCGCCGCCATGCTGCGCGTCAACGGCGTGACGGTCACCATTTCCGGCGACGATCTCATCGTCGAGGGACGCGGCCACGTTCCCGGCGGCGGCACCGTCGCCACCCACATGGACCATCGCATCGCGATGTCGGCGCTGGTGATGGGTTGCGCCTCCGATCAGCCCGTGACCGTCGACGACACCGCCTTTATCGCCACGAGTTTCCCGGACTTCATTCCGATGATGCGTTCTTTAGGGGCCGAGTTTTCATGA
- the cmk gene encoding (d)CMP kinase has translation MIIAIDGPAASGKGTLGKRLAHHYGYRHLDTGVIYRAVAYALMQSGHDLRDEAAAVQAALELDPEKFGNPALKTQKAGEGASIVSAIPRVREVLVNFQRQFAADPPGAVLDGRDIGTVICPDADVKIFVVADPKVRARRRTMEAKARGEEADEAAVLADIIQRDERDKNRPIAPLKPAPDAYLLDNSQLDIESGVRAAIDIIEAVRAGRSRG, from the coding sequence ATGATCATCGCCATCGACGGGCCCGCGGCCTCGGGCAAGGGGACGCTCGGCAAGCGTCTTGCGCACCATTACGGCTATCGTCATCTCGATACCGGCGTGATCTACCGCGCGGTGGCCTATGCCCTGATGCAATCAGGTCATGATCTCCGCGACGAGGCCGCCGCGGTGCAGGCCGCCCTGGAGCTCGATCCCGAAAAGTTCGGCAATCCCGCCCTGAAGACCCAGAAGGCCGGCGAGGGCGCCTCGATCGTCTCGGCGATCCCCAGGGTTCGCGAGGTCCTGGTCAATTTCCAGCGGCAATTCGCCGCCGATCCGCCCGGCGCCGTGCTTGATGGCCGGGACATTGGAACCGTGATCTGCCCCGATGCCGACGTGAAGATCTTCGTCGTCGCCGACCCCAAGGTCCGCGCCCGCCGCCGGACCATGGAAGCCAAGGCCAGGGGCGAGGAGGCCGACGAAGCCGCCGTGCTCGCCGATATCATCCAGCGCGACGAACGCGACAAGAACCGGCCGATTGCGCCTTTAAAGCCCGCCCCGGATGCTTACTTGCTAGATAACTCCCAACTGGATATAGAGAGCGGCGTCCGGGCCGCCATCGACATTATCGAGGCCGTCCGAGCGGGCCGGTCGCGGGGTTAA
- a CDS encoding TIGR02300 family protein, which translates to MAKSELGTKRICPTTGKKFYDLNKNPVISPYTGEVVPIAPVAPARMPRGAEARHAATADAAPEPAEVEEVSLEEADAEENTGKVKAVVPESEDDIEVDETLDDDDDDDSTFIADEEEGDEDVTDIIGDVGGDEET; encoded by the coding sequence GTGGCCAAGTCCGAACTCGGAACCAAACGTATTTGCCCGACCACGGGCAAGAAGTTCTATGACCTCAACAAGAATCCGGTGATCTCGCCCTATACCGGCGAAGTCGTGCCGATTGCCCCGGTGGCGCCGGCGCGTATGCCCCGTGGCGCCGAAGCCCGGCACGCGGCGACAGCGGATGCTGCGCCCGAGCCGGCAGAGGTCGAAGAGGTCTCGCTCGAGGAGGCCGACGCCGAGGAGAACACCGGCAAGGTCAAGGCCGTGGTGCCCGAATCCGAGGACGATATCGAGGTCGACGAGACCCTCGACGACGACGATGACGATGATTCGACCTTCATTGCCGATGAAGAAGAGGGCGATGAGGACGTTACCGACATCATTGGTGATGTCGGAGGTGATGAAGAGACTTGA